The following proteins are co-located in the Callospermophilus lateralis isolate mCalLat2 chromosome 8, mCalLat2.hap1, whole genome shotgun sequence genome:
- the Smarca5 gene encoding SWI/SNF-related matrix-associated actin-dependent regulator of chromatin subfamily A member 5 translates to MSSAAEPPPPPPPESAPSKSAASAASSGSSSNSNKGGPEGGAAQAAPSAAGAGPADAEMEEVFDDASPGKQKEIQEPDPTYEEKMQTDRANRFEYLLKQTELFAHFIQPAAQKTPTSPLKMKPGRPRIKKDEKQNLLSVGDYRHRRTEQEEDEELLTESSKATNVCTRFEDSPSYVKWGKLRDYQVRGLNWLISLYENGINGILADEMGLGKTLQTISLLGYMKHYRNIPGPHMVLVPKSTLHNWMSEFKRWVPTLRSVCLIGDKEQRAAFVRDVLLPGEWDVCVTSYEMLIKEKSVFKKFNWRYLVIDEAHRIKNEKSKLSEIVREFKTTNRLLLTGTPLQNNLHELWSLLNFLLPDVFNSADDFDSWFDTNNCLGDQKLVERLHMVLRPFLLRRIKADVEKSLPPKKEVKIYVGLSKMQREWYTRILMKDIDILNSAGKMDKMRLLNILMQLRKCCNHPYLFDGAEPGPPYTTDMHLVTNSGKMVVLDKLLPKLKEQGSRVLIFSQMTRVLDILEDYCMWRNYEYCRLDGQTPHDERQDSINAYNEPNSSKFVFMLSTRAGGLGINLATADVVILYDSDWNPQVDLQAMDRAHRIGQTKTVRVFRFITDNTVEERIVERAEMKLRLDSIVIQQGRLVDQNLNKIGKDEMLQMIRHGATHVFASKESEITDEDIDGILERGAKKTAEMNEKLSKMGESSLRNFTMDTESSVYNFEGEDYREKQKIAFTEWIEPPKRERKANYAVDAYFREALRVSEPKAPKAPRPPKQPNVQDFQFFPPRLFELLEKEILYYRKTIGYKVPRSPDLPNAAQAQKEEQLKIDEAEPLNDEELEEKEKLLTQGFTNWNKRDFNQFIKANEKWGRDDIENIAREVEGKTPEEVIEYSAVFWERCNELQDIEKIMAQIERGEARIQRRISIKKALDTKIGRYKAPFHQLRISYGTNKGKNYTEEEDRFLICMLHKLGFDKENVYDELRQCIRNSPQFRFDWFLKSRTAMELQRRCNTLITLIERENMELEEKEKAEKKKRGPKPSTQKRKMDGAPDGRGRKKKLKL, encoded by the exons CAAACTGACCGTGCAAATAGATTTGAATATTTATTAAAGCAAACAGAGTTGTTTGCACATTTCATTCAGCCTGCTGCTCAGAAGACTCCAACCTCACCTTTGAAGATGAAACCAGGGCGCCCACGAATAAAAAAGGATGAGAAACAGAACTTGCTCTCAGTTGGCGA CTACCGACATCGTAGAACAGAGCAAGAGGAGGATGAAGAACTGTTAACAGAAAGCTCCAAAGCAACCAATGTTTGCACTCGATTTGAAGACTCTCCATCAT ATGTAAAATGGGGTAAATTGAGAGATTATCAGGTCCGAGGACTGAATTGGCTTATTTCTTTATATGAAAATGGCATCAATGGTATCCTTGCAGATGAAATG GGCCTGGGAAAGACTCTTCAAACAATTTCTCTTCTTGGCTACatgaaacattatagaaacattcCTGGTCCTCATATGGTTTTGGTTCCTAAGTCTACATTACACAACTGGATGAGTGAATTCAAGAGATGGGTACCAACACTTCGGTCTGTTTGTTTGATAGGAGATAAAGAACAAAGA GCTGCTTTTGTCAGAGATGTTTTGTTACCAGGAGAATGGGATGTTTGTGTAACATCTTATGAAATGCTTATTAAAGAGAAGTCTGTATTCAAAAAATTTAACTGGAGATACTTAGTTATAGATGAAGCTCACAGGATCAAAAATGAAAAATCCAAG TTATCAGAAATAGTGAGGGAATTCAAGACTACAAATCGACTATTACTAACTGGAACACCTCTTCAGAACAACTTGCATGAGCTCTGGTCACTTCTTAATTTTTTGTTGCCTGATGTCTTTAATTCAGCTGAT GACTTTGATTCCTGGTTTGATACAAACAACTGTCTTGGGGATCAAAAGCTAGTTGAGAGGCTTCATATG GTTTTGCGTCCATTCCTCCTCCGTCGGATTAAGGCTGATGTTGAAAAGAGTTTGCCTCCCAAGAAGGAAGTGAAAATCTATGTGGGTCTCAGCAAAATGCAAAGGGAATG GTATACTCGGATATTAATGAAGGATATAGACATACTAAACtcagcagggaagatggacaagaTGAGGTTATTGAACATCCTGATGCAGTTGAGGAAATGCTGCAATCATCCGTATCTCTTTGATGGAGCTGAACCTGGTCCACCTTATACAACAGATATGCATCTAGTTACCAATAGTGGCAAAATGGTGGTATTAGACAAGTTGCTTCCTAAATTAAAAGAACAAG GGTCACGAGTACTAATCTTCAGTCAAATGACCAGAGTATTGGACATTTTGGAAGATTATTGTATGTGGAGAAATTATGAGTACTGCAGGTTGGATGGGCAGACACCCCATGATGAGAGACAA GATTCCATCAATGCATACAATGAACCAAATAGCTCAAAGTTTGTTTTCATGTTAAGTACGCGTGCTGGTGGTCTTGGCATCAATCTTGCAACTGCTGATGTAGTAATTTTATATGATTCAGATTGGAATCCCCAAGTAGATCTTCAGGCTATG GACCGTGCACATAGAATTGGACAAACCAAGACTGTCAGAGTGTTCCGTTTTATAACTGATAATACTGTTGAAGAAAGAATAGTAGAGAGGGCTGAGATGAAACTCAGACTGGATTCAATTGTTATTCAACAAG GGAGGCTCGTGGATCAGAATCTGAACAAAATTGGGAAAGATGAGATGCTTCAAATGATTCGACATGGGGCAACACATGTATTTGCCTCAAAAGAAAGTGAGATCACTGATGAAGATATTGATGGAATTTTAGAAAGAGGTGCAAAGAAG ACTGCAGAGATGAATGAAAAACTCTCCAAGATGGGTGAAAGctctcttagaaactttacaatggaTACAGAATCAAGTGTTTATAACTTTGAAGGAGAAGACtacagagaaaaacaaaag ATTGCATTCACAGAGTGGATTGAACCACCCAAACGCGAAAGAAAAGCCAACTATGCTGTTGATGCCTATTTCAGGGAAGCTCTTCGAGTTAGTGAACCTAAAGCACCCAAG gCTCCACGACCTCCAAAACAACCCAATGTTCAGGATTTCCAGTTCTTTCCCCCACGTTTGTTTGAATTACTGGAAAAAGAAATTCTGTATTACAGAAAAACTATTGGGTACAAG GTACCTCGAAGTCCTGACCTTCCTAATGCAGCACAGGCACAGAAAGAAGAGCAACTTAAAATtgatgaagctgaaccccttaaTGATGAAGAGTTAGAGGAAAAAGAGAAGCTTCTGACACAG GGATTTACCAATTGGAATAAGAGAGATTTTAACCAGTTTATCAAAGCTAATGAGAAGTGGGGTCGTGATGATATTGAAAATATAGCAAGAGAAGTAGAAGGAAAAACTCCAGAAGAAGTCATTGAATACTCTG cTGTGTTCTGGGAAAGATGCAATGAGCTCCAGGACATAGAAAAGATTATGGCTCAGATTGAAAGGGGAGAGGCAAGAATTCAGAGAAGAATAAGTATCAAAAAAGCACTTGATACAAAG ATTGGACGGTACAAAGCACCTTTTCATCAGCTGAGAATATCATATGGTACTAACAAAGGAAAAAACTATACAGAAGAAGAGGATCGTTTTCTCATTTGTATGCTTCATAAGCTTGGGTTTGACAAGGAAAATGTTTATGATGAATTGCGACAATGTATTCGCAATTCTCCTCAGTTCAGATTTGATTGGTTTCTGAAGTCCAGAACTGCAATG GAACTCCAAAGGAGGTGTAATACCTTAATTACTCTAATTGAAAGAGAAAACATGGAActagaagaaaaggagaaggcagagaaaaagaaaagaggaccAAAGCCTTCA ACACAGAAACGTAAAATGGACGGAGCACCTGATGGccgaggaagaaaaaagaaactgaaacTATGA